In Candidatus Pelagibacter sp. RS39, the following proteins share a genomic window:
- the infA gene encoding translation initiation factor IF-1 yields MSKQDLLEFKGKVTDLLPNAMFRVQLENGHVVTAHTAGKLRKNRIRVLQGDNVTVEMTPYDLTKGRIIFRG; encoded by the coding sequence TTGTCAAAACAAGATTTACTTGAATTCAAAGGTAAAGTAACTGACTTGTTACCTAATGCAATGTTTAGAGTTCAATTAGAGAATGGCCATGTAGTAACAGCACATACCGCAGGCAAATTGAGAAAAAATAGAATTCGAGTATTACAAGGTGATAATGTGACTGTGGAAATGACACCTTATGACCTTACTAAAGGCAGAATTATCTTTAGAGGATAA
- a CDS encoding cold-shock protein encodes MSTIQGKVKWFNGKKGYGFIERDDKEKDAFVHASAVKAAGMRFLNEGDKLEFTLEDGPKGPSAVNLKKLD; translated from the coding sequence ATGAGTACAATTCAAGGAAAAGTAAAGTGGTTTAATGGTAAAAAAGGGTATGGATTTATTGAGAGAGACGACAAAGAAAAAGATGCCTTTGTTCATGCCAGCGCAGTAAAAGCTGCTGGAATGAGATTTCTAAATGAAGGAGATAAGTTAGAATTTACATTAGAGGACGGTCCAAAAGGCCCTTCAGCAGTAAATTTAAAAAAATTAGATTAA
- the hisS gene encoding histidine--tRNA ligase, with protein sequence MNKENKLIPGLPSGFEDRWNKKLLLKKRLLRVIEKNFIKYGFDPLETPSFEISSNIGSFLAEDENNPMSDVFTFDDGEKNITLRYDLSSPLARFVAQNNQELPSIYKRYAIQNVFRNEKSGNARYREFTQADCDIVGNVNPAQANAELCNLISNTLVDCGLKKDQFTINVSNRKIVQGLIEDLKIENEKQIKVMRAIDKLDKPGFGLKGVEELLKKERKDKSGAITKGANLSDEQASKILNFLKIKDLEELKENFKNPITQEGIKELEELFKVLNFGNCSDQVKTNFTIVRGLDYYDGFCVETNLNFKAKNIKGKEVDIGSICSGGQYNKLISRFKGVDIPGTGVSIGVDRLLFAMMQLNQIEVDTQNPVIVCVMDEKYLKNYYEILDNLRKNNINSEIFLDSKKNLGKQLTYANKRECPVAVICGENEFKNNKITLKYLLGTKGENNQITFPKENLINEIKKFI encoded by the coding sequence ATGAATAAAGAAAATAAATTAATTCCTGGATTACCCTCAGGTTTTGAAGATAGATGGAATAAAAAATTACTTCTCAAAAAAAGACTATTAAGGGTCATTGAGAAAAATTTTATTAAATATGGATTTGATCCATTAGAAACACCATCATTCGAAATAAGTTCAAATATAGGCTCCTTTCTTGCAGAGGATGAGAATAATCCTATGTCTGATGTGTTTACATTCGATGACGGTGAAAAGAATATTACTTTAAGATATGATTTATCAAGTCCACTTGCTAGATTTGTTGCACAGAATAATCAAGAGCTTCCCTCAATATATAAAAGATATGCAATTCAAAATGTATTCAGAAATGAAAAATCTGGAAATGCCAGGTATAGGGAATTTACTCAAGCAGATTGTGATATAGTTGGAAACGTTAATCCAGCACAAGCCAATGCCGAGTTATGTAATTTGATCTCAAATACTTTGGTAGATTGTGGTTTAAAAAAAGATCAATTTACCATCAATGTTAGTAATAGAAAAATTGTTCAAGGTTTGATTGAGGATTTGAAAATTGAAAATGAAAAACAAATTAAAGTAATGAGAGCCATAGATAAACTTGATAAACCTGGGTTTGGTTTAAAGGGTGTTGAAGAATTACTAAAAAAAGAGAGAAAAGATAAAAGTGGAGCTATAACAAAAGGAGCAAACTTAAGTGATGAGCAAGCTTCAAAAATCTTAAATTTTTTAAAAATTAAAGATTTAGAGGAACTTAAAGAAAATTTTAAAAATCCTATTACCCAAGAGGGTATTAAAGAATTAGAAGAATTATTTAAAGTTTTAAACTTTGGAAATTGCTCTGATCAAGTAAAAACTAATTTTACAATAGTTAGAGGTCTAGATTATTACGATGGGTTTTGTGTTGAAACAAATCTAAATTTTAAAGCAAAAAATATTAAGGGTAAGGAAGTGGATATTGGAAGTATTTGCTCAGGTGGACAGTATAATAAATTAATTTCAAGATTTAAGGGTGTAGATATTCCAGGGACAGGTGTGAGTATTGGTGTTGATAGATTGTTATTTGCAATGATGCAATTAAATCAAATAGAAGTTGATACACAAAATCCAGTTATTGTTTGTGTAATGGATGAAAAATATTTAAAAAATTATTACGAAATTTTGGATAATTTAAGAAAAAATAATATCAATTCTGAAATATTTTTGGATAGTAAAAAAAATCTAGGTAAGCAACTTACTTATGCTAACAAAAGAGAATGTCCAGTCGCAGTTATCTGTGGTGAAAATGAGTTTAAGAATAATAAAATAACATTAAAATATCTACTGGGGACTAAAGGGGAAAATAACCAAATCACATTTCCAAAAGAGAATTTAATAAATGAAATTAAAAAATTTATCTGA